In the bacterium BMS3Abin14 genome, one interval contains:
- the crtQ gene encoding 4,4'-diaponeurosporenoate glycosyltransferase: MLILLLLNILACGFWWWVALSWAAGSRKMPDLVSLPDPVTGEFPVLSVVIPARDEADSLGPALSSVLDSIPSNAEVILVNDRSSDSTGELAMTMARGDARIRVLNVADLPAGWIGKTYAMQIGADASKGEWLLFTDADVHFETGCIERALNFAVCEGMDHLVVAPELRTRGFWEKVFVSCFVVILLTWLRGWRVNDQASKSFLGTGAFNLVRKEAYHRAGEHHALSDEVIDDLVLGRNLRRTGSFQRVVGGRGSLWVRWNAGLRGLIKGVEKNAYAGFGYNPLRAAGGCIALLTAALVPFLTPILHAAFGWPWAGWAALTGLAAWPAFGLIYRQAGRHTDVPWLFFPTFPLGAILQVAAIIRSAAAYHIYGGVRWKGTVYGDHGKGL, encoded by the coding sequence ATGCTGATTCTTTTACTTCTTAACATTCTAGCCTGTGGGTTCTGGTGGTGGGTGGCGCTGTCATGGGCCGCCGGATCGAGAAAGATGCCCGATCTGGTTTCGTTGCCGGATCCGGTGACCGGGGAGTTTCCTGTTCTTTCGGTGGTCATTCCCGCACGCGATGAGGCCGACTCCCTCGGGCCGGCCCTGTCCAGCGTCCTTGACAGCATTCCTTCCAATGCAGAGGTAATTCTGGTCAACGACCGTTCCTCGGACAGCACAGGTGAGTTGGCCATGACGATGGCCCGGGGGGACGCAAGGATTCGGGTGCTCAACGTAGCGGACCTTCCCGCGGGATGGATTGGAAAAACCTACGCCATGCAGATAGGAGCCGATGCCTCAAAAGGGGAGTGGCTGCTGTTCACCGACGCCGACGTTCACTTCGAGACAGGGTGCATCGAAAGAGCTCTGAACTTTGCAGTGTGCGAGGGGATGGATCATCTGGTGGTCGCACCTGAACTGAGGACTCGGGGATTCTGGGAAAAAGTGTTCGTCTCCTGTTTTGTGGTCATTCTCCTGACGTGGCTTCGGGGGTGGAGGGTGAACGACCAGGCCTCGAAAAGCTTTCTCGGGACCGGTGCGTTCAACCTGGTTCGCAAGGAAGCATATCACAGAGCGGGTGAGCACCACGCCCTGTCAGACGAGGTGATCGATGACCTCGTCCTGGGACGGAACCTGAGAAGGACCGGCAGTTTCCAGCGGGTCGTGGGGGGGCGGGGATCCCTTTGGGTGCGCTGGAATGCGGGCTTAAGGGGGCTTATTAAAGGGGTTGAGAAAAACGCCTACGCCGGATTCGGCTACAATCCTCTCAGAGCAGCCGGAGGATGCATCGCGCTTCTCACGGCTGCACTTGTTCCCTTCCTGACCCCCATCCTTCATGCTGCGTTCGGATGGCCCTGGGCCGGGTGGGCCGCCCTGACGGGCCTTGCCGCATGGCCGGCCTTCGGCCTCATATACAGGCAGGCAGGCCGACACACCGATGTCCCCTGGCTGTTTTTTCCGACGTTCCCCTTGGGGGCCATCCTGCAGGTGGCGGCCATTATCAGGTCGGCAGCCGCATATCATATTTACGGGGGGGTCAGGTGGAAGGGAACGGTGTACGGGGATCACGGAAAGGGGCTTTGA
- a CDS encoding putative S-adenosylmethionine-dependent methyltransferase/MSMEI_2290, which translates to MHVCVRRPYTPPIIPKRGITLAVGARDFHKLESPERKALQDTKVFLGLVRSFRWRTCADLGCGIGFYTLPMAQEWRTSRQIIAVDRSTPMLEELDKRVEYLGLTNVHIRQSVSDRIPIEDTGVQFVNLGNVYHEIKGRLNFLKEVYRILKPGGFFLLIDWDPEEDMDIGPSAKERIPMGQVVQDLEFAGFDSVKNVFVYIGHYALVARKPLDHATAP; encoded by the coding sequence TTGCATGTGTGTGTCCGCAGGCCTTATACTCCTCCTATCATACCTAAGAGAGGTATCACTTTGGCTGTTGGCGCCCGTGATTTTCATAAGCTTGAATCCCCCGAAAGAAAAGCCCTCCAGGACACAAAGGTCTTTTTGGGACTGGTGCGATCTTTTCGTTGGCGTACCTGTGCCGACCTGGGATGCGGGATCGGATTCTACACCCTGCCCATGGCTCAGGAGTGGAGGACGTCACGCCAGATCATCGCCGTTGACCGTAGCACTCCCATGCTCGAGGAACTTGACAAGCGCGTGGAATATCTGGGGCTTACCAATGTCCATATCCGGCAGAGTGTAAGCGACCGCATTCCTATCGAGGATACCGGGGTCCAATTCGTAAATCTGGGCAATGTGTACCACGAGATCAAGGGACGGCTGAATTTTCTGAAAGAGGTCTATCGGATTCTGAAACCGGGCGGGTTTTTTCTCCTTATCGACTGGGATCCGGAAGAGGACATGGACATCGGACCGTCCGCGAAGGAGCGTATTCCCATGGGACAGGTCGTCCAGGACCTTGAATTTGCCGGTTTTGACAGTGTGAAAAACGTGTTCGTCTACATTGGCCACTACGCCCTGGTCGCAAGAAAACCCCTGGATCATGCCACAGCCCCATGA
- a CDS encoding 1,4-dihydroxy-2-naphthoate octaprenyltransferase — protein sequence MTIRHMWIMSPLVALSLFSSLFYTAPPIRYGYLGLGEVFAAVNMGPVMVVGTQWIISGAPSGTAFLISLPIGMMVAGILYYQSMPDMETDASVGKRTITVRLGRRGAYLGLMAQWAVTYTLILGLAAGSILSPVAAASLLTWPILFRLLWIIPGVEDWQELNDYGHYVRKLYLINGIIIILAIWTR from the coding sequence TCATGTCCCCCCTTGTGGCCCTATCCCTTTTCTCGAGCCTCTTTTATACAGCCCCGCCCATTCGATATGGATATCTGGGCCTGGGGGAGGTTTTCGCGGCGGTGAACATGGGGCCTGTAATGGTGGTGGGGACCCAGTGGATCATTTCAGGCGCCCCCTCAGGGACCGCATTCCTCATTTCCCTGCCCATCGGGATGATGGTGGCCGGGATTCTCTATTATCAGAGCATGCCGGACATGGAGACCGACGCATCGGTGGGAAAGCGGACCATCACTGTCCGACTGGGCCGCCGCGGCGCGTATCTCGGCCTCATGGCCCAGTGGGCCGTCACCTACACCCTCATCCTGGGCCTGGCCGCCGGAAGCATTCTGTCGCCTGTTGCGGCCGCATCCCTTCTCACCTGGCCTATCCTCTTCAGGCTCCTGTGGATCATCCCCGGTGTGGAGGACTGGCAGGAACTCAATGATTACGGCCATTATGTCCGAAAACTCTACCTTATCAACGGGATCATCATAATCCTGGCCATCTGGACACGATAA
- the kamA gene encoding L-lysine 2,3-aminomutase: MEIHKKLFRGSLTRPGDIAEAFSLDKGSVAEVTERYPALINPYFQSIIAKKNGPIYRQVVPDPKELSPANTAAEEDPIGEDTHCPVPNLSHVYPDRVLFLISPRCPVHCRFCTRKRKLGRGLVVTSETVDRGIEYIASHPEVRDVLLSGGDPLMLSDIRLDGILQKIRDIEHVEIIRIGSRVPCALPRRITPRLARMLSRHQPLYIHTHFNHPAEITRESAAACRILAGAGIPMGNQTVLLKGINDDTDVLETLFRSLLTLRIRPYYLFQMDLIRGAQHFRTPLEVGMKIMDTLRKRTSPMALPYFVVDLPDAQGKVILSEGNISRAAEGRFTITGSSGEAISYSDPD; this comes from the coding sequence ATGGAAATACACAAAAAACTTTTCAGGGGCAGCCTGACACGGCCAGGGGATATCGCAGAGGCCTTTTCACTGGATAAGGGGTCCGTAGCGGAGGTGACGGAACGCTACCCGGCACTCATAAACCCTTATTTCCAGAGCATTATCGCGAAGAAGAACGGCCCCATCTACCGGCAGGTTGTTCCCGATCCGAAGGAACTTTCCCCTGCGAACACCGCCGCCGAAGAGGATCCCATAGGCGAGGACACCCATTGTCCTGTCCCGAACCTGAGCCACGTTTATCCTGACAGGGTCCTTTTCCTGATCTCACCGCGCTGTCCCGTCCACTGCCGCTTTTGCACCCGGAAAAGAAAACTGGGCCGGGGTCTTGTCGTCACCAGCGAGACGGTTGACAGGGGAATCGAGTATATCGCCTCACATCCTGAGGTGCGGGACGTCCTCCTGTCGGGGGGTGACCCCCTGATGCTGAGCGACATCCGTCTTGACGGAATCCTTCAAAAAATCAGGGATATTGAACACGTGGAGATCATACGCATCGGAAGCCGGGTCCCTTGTGCCCTTCCCCGGCGGATTACTCCCCGGCTGGCCCGGATGCTTTCCCGGCATCAGCCTCTATATATCCACACCCATTTTAACCATCCTGCCGAGATTACCCGCGAAAGCGCTGCTGCGTGCCGAATCCTCGCCGGCGCCGGCATCCCCATGGGAAACCAGACAGTCCTCCTCAAGGGCATCAACGACGATACGGACGTCCTGGAAACCCTTTTCCGGTCGCTTCTGACCCTCAGGATTCGGCCGTACTATCTTTTTCAGATGGATCTTATCCGGGGAGCACAGCACTTCCGCACCCCTCTGGAAGTCGGCATGAAAATCATGGATACCCTGCGGAAGCGCACATCCCCCATGGCGCTTCCTTACTTTGTGGTCGACCTCCCCGATGCACAGGGAAAGGTAATACTTTCGGAGGGTAATATCAGCAGGGCAGCGGAAGGCCGATTCACCATCACCGGTTCATCCGGGGAAGCGATATCCTACTCCGATCCGGACTAG
- the yrfG gene encoding GMP/IMP nucleotidase YrfG: protein MRPIAPLKSPPRWDHIDLVLLDMDGTLLDKHFDDHFWEEYVPEQYALAHGMSLEEAKGKLMPRYRAQEGTLNWTSLDYWSGELGLDIPALKEQVAHLIAVHPFVPDFLTGVREAGKEVCLVTNAHGKTLDLKMKKTSLGGMFHAVFTSQELGAPKEDLRFWVALRREMMFDPARTFLAEDTVSVLETARRFKIRYLVHILKPSSARPPGKPGRFYSVETFKEIIP from the coding sequence ATGAGGCCAATCGCTCCGCTCAAATCACCTCCCCGGTGGGACCATATCGATCTCGTCCTGCTGGACATGGACGGCACCCTGTTGGACAAGCACTTCGATGATCACTTCTGGGAGGAGTACGTGCCGGAGCAGTATGCACTGGCACACGGGATGTCCCTGGAGGAGGCCAAAGGGAAGCTCATGCCGCGTTACCGTGCCCAGGAAGGGACCTTGAACTGGACCAGCCTGGACTACTGGTCGGGAGAACTCGGGCTGGACATACCTGCTCTCAAGGAGCAGGTGGCCCACCTCATCGCGGTTCACCCTTTTGTCCCCGACTTTTTGACGGGGGTAAGGGAGGCGGGAAAAGAGGTCTGCCTGGTTACCAACGCCCACGGCAAGACACTGGACCTCAAAATGAAGAAGACCTCCCTGGGAGGCATGTTCCACGCGGTCTTTACATCCCAGGAACTTGGAGCGCCGAAGGAGGACCTGCGTTTCTGGGTGGCTCTCAGGCGGGAGATGATGTTCGATCCGGCCAGGACTTTTCTCGCCGAGGATACCGTGTCCGTCCTGGAGACGGCCCGGCGTTTCAAGATTCGCTATCTCGTCCACATTCTCAAGCCCAGCAGCGCTCGGCCGCCTGGAAAACCCGGACGCTTCTATTCCGTTGAGACCTTCAAAGAGATCATCCCGTAG
- a CDS encoding RNA polymerase sigma factor RpoE: MDDEHFQSEYGQVCDGLYTYLTRMAMDSEMAADVLQDAALKAYRAPFLLKHVEGMSYGQISEVLGIEEGAARVRVHRARHALVALLREV; this comes from the coding sequence ATGGATGACGAGCATTTCCAATCGGAATACGGACAGGTGTGCGATGGGCTTTACACATATCTGACCCGAATGGCCATGGACTCCGAAATGGCGGCGGATGTTCTCCAGGATGCGGCCCTTAAGGCCTACCGCGCCCCCTTTCTCCTGAAACACGTGGAAGGCATGTCCTACGGCCAGATATCCGAAGTCCTCGGGATCGAAGAGGGTGCGGCAAGGGTCAGGGTTCACCGGGCCCGGCACGCCCTCGTAGCTCTTCTCAGGGAGGTGTAA
- the ylxH_1 gene encoding flagellum site-determining protein YlxH, translated as MSENSGCGSGSCSAGGNTQGWSPEQDDGSAAIKRNMDRIKHTIIVMSGKGGVGKSTVAVNLATALTEAGNKVGLIDVDFHGPTVPTMLDLVGRQPVQSESEMLYPVETEWGLKVISIGFFLRDQNDALIWRGPMKAGAIKQLLRDVQWGDLDYLLVDCPPGTGDEPLSIVQLLEKPTGAIIVTTPQEVSLAAVRKSITFCRQMKLPRLWVVENMSGYLCPHCHETSSPFQQGGGMELAKKEKIPFLGTIPLSIEVGPSGDDGMPVALQKESPVGGLFREMAKTLSSELEENEKG; from the coding sequence ATGAGCGAAAACAGCGGATGCGGCAGCGGATCATGTTCGGCAGGCGGGAATACACAGGGTTGGTCCCCGGAGCAGGACGATGGTTCAGCCGCCATAAAGAGGAACATGGACAGGATCAAACACACGATCATAGTCATGAGCGGGAAGGGCGGAGTGGGGAAATCCACCGTTGCTGTTAATCTGGCCACGGCTCTTACCGAGGCGGGGAACAAGGTCGGCCTCATCGACGTCGATTTCCACGGGCCCACGGTGCCTACAATGCTCGATCTCGTTGGGAGGCAGCCAGTTCAGTCTGAATCGGAGATGCTCTATCCGGTTGAAACGGAATGGGGTCTTAAGGTAATTTCTATCGGCTTTTTCCTTCGTGATCAGAATGACGCCCTTATCTGGCGGGGCCCCATGAAGGCGGGGGCCATCAAACAGCTTCTCCGCGATGTCCAGTGGGGCGATCTGGATTACCTTCTGGTGGACTGTCCTCCCGGGACCGGTGACGAGCCCCTTTCCATTGTTCAGCTTCTGGAAAAACCCACGGGCGCGATTATCGTAACGACCCCGCAGGAGGTTTCCCTGGCCGCGGTGAGAAAGTCCATCACCTTCTGCCGGCAGATGAAGCTGCCCCGGCTGTGGGTAGTGGAGAACATGAGCGGGTATCTGTGCCCTCACTGTCATGAGACCAGCAGCCCCTTCCAGCAGGGGGGTGGTATGGAACTGGCGAAGAAGGAAAAGATCCCGTTTCTTGGAACCATTCCCCTTTCCATCGAGGTTGGACCGTCCGGCGATGACGGCATGCCGGTGGCATTGCAGAAGGAAAGCCCCGTCGGCGGACTTTTCAGGGAGATGGCAAAGACACTGTCATCGGAACTGGAGGAGAACGAAAAGGGGTAA
- a CDS encoding hypothetical protein (carbohydrate-binding module 48 (Isoamylase N-terminal domain)) yields the protein MTTLVRKILWSGSASRAATLILLMAGFLFGCATAQVRPAVVADGDIIRFSVEAPNAGRVVLVLMNAKTVNAATLRVSAEKRHRGIWSAKFPLPPGHYRYFFMVDGSVTVGMGKGRVEKDDFGGVTGVLTVRGTMNGDIQVY from the coding sequence GTGACGACTTTGGTTCGAAAAATTCTGTGGTCAGGGTCGGCATCTAGGGCCGCGACCCTTATCCTGCTGATGGCGGGATTCCTTTTTGGGTGTGCAACCGCCCAGGTCCGGCCCGCGGTGGTTGCAGACGGGGATATTATCCGTTTTTCGGTTGAAGCCCCCAATGCCGGGCGAGTTGTTCTTGTCCTTATGAACGCGAAGACGGTTAATGCGGCCACCCTTAGGGTGTCCGCTGAAAAACGGCACAGGGGGATATGGTCGGCAAAGTTTCCCCTCCCTCCCGGCCATTATCGGTATTTTTTTATGGTGGACGGTTCCGTTACGGTTGGCATGGGAAAAGGCAGGGTGGAAAAGGATGATTTCGGTGGTGTCACGGGTGTCCTGACGGTAAGGGGCACCATGAACGGGGATATACAGGTCTATTGA
- the adrA gene encoding putative diguanylate cyclase AdrA, translating into MINRIVLPGTAAAWTVIMIILHGERFGINSWFVFPVIWFLGMACIITTGLYFNEKQNRPTDFKVIELTDELTGLNNRRAFFAIARQQMEWGERFSERALVFFIRLNNLGKITEKFGSEERDFALIMAAQALLSSFRGSDIVARYAEDEFIAFLPKSTLGFRDMIASRISKSMEMANHKGAGDYRLSIDIGVAEFDPVAPASLESLIREAELPPPA; encoded by the coding sequence TTGATTAATCGTATTGTCCTCCCCGGAACTGCGGCCGCGTGGACGGTCATTATGATTATCCTCCATGGTGAGCGCTTCGGAATAAACAGCTGGTTTGTTTTTCCCGTCATCTGGTTTCTGGGCATGGCATGCATCATCACCACCGGTCTCTATTTTAACGAAAAACAGAATCGGCCCACTGATTTCAAGGTCATTGAACTCACAGATGAGTTGACCGGCCTAAATAATCGAAGGGCTTTTTTCGCCATTGCGCGCCAGCAGATGGAGTGGGGGGAGCGGTTTTCCGAGAGGGCCCTTGTATTCTTTATCCGATTGAACAACCTTGGTAAAATAACGGAAAAATTCGGCTCCGAGGAGAGGGACTTCGCGCTGATCATGGCGGCACAAGCGCTACTGTCTTCTTTCCGCGGATCCGACATCGTGGCCAGGTATGCCGAGGATGAGTTCATCGCATTTCTGCCCAAATCCACACTTGGCTTCAGGGATATGATTGCCTCTCGCATAAGTAAAAGCATGGAGATGGCCAACCATAAGGGGGCCGGAGATTACAGGCTTTCTATCGATATCGGGGTAGCCGAGTTCGATCCCGTAGCCCCCGCCTCCCTGGAAAGCCTGATCAGGGAAGCCGAGCTCCCCCCGCCCGCCTGA
- a CDS encoding glycogen branching enzyme, translating to MKREDLGLVHRFVDGELQGEEKKAFQLMLDGDPSLHAYVEEIGALVRTAGDLGVMKAPDFLVPRGIRFLVRGLLPTPRPFFAGAAMATVCLLFVLGVALNVRRAPDLPVQPASFRLVYYAPEAHSVSVLGDFNHWSGEIPLKPRGKAGYWLVDLNVQPGEYRYVLLIDGKKRVADPTADYSISDDFGSKNSVVRVGI from the coding sequence GTGAAGCGGGAAGACCTGGGCCTGGTTCACAGGTTCGTAGATGGTGAACTCCAGGGTGAGGAAAAGAAGGCATTTCAGCTTATGCTCGACGGGGACCCATCCCTCCATGCCTATGTCGAGGAGATCGGGGCCCTTGTCCGCACAGCCGGTGATCTCGGTGTCATGAAGGCCCCTGACTTTCTTGTGCCTCGGGGTATCCGGTTCCTGGTCCGTGGTCTGCTTCCCACGCCGCGTCCGTTTTTTGCGGGAGCGGCTATGGCAACAGTGTGTCTTCTTTTCGTTCTGGGGGTGGCTTTGAATGTCCGTCGGGCACCTGATCTTCCTGTGCAGCCGGCCTCCTTCAGGCTCGTTTACTATGCGCCGGAGGCCCACTCCGTTTCCGTGTTGGGTGACTTTAACCACTGGTCTGGAGAGATCCCGCTGAAACCCCGTGGGAAAGCGGGATACTGGTTGGTCGATTTGAATGTCCAACCCGGTGAATATCGGTATGTCCTTCTCATCGACGGGAAAAAGCGTGTAGCTGATCCTACGGCGGACTATTCGATTAGTGACGACTTTGGTTCGAAAAATTCTGTGGTCAGGGTCGGCATCTAG